From a region of the Lepus europaeus isolate LE1 chromosome 17, mLepTim1.pri, whole genome shotgun sequence genome:
- the MYOZ1 gene encoding myozenin-1: MPLSGTPAPNKKRKSSKLIMELTGGGHESSGLNLGKKISVPRDVMLEELSLLTNRGSKMFKLRQMRVEKFIYENHPDVFSDSSMDHFQKFLPTVGGQLGTAGQGVSYTKGRGGGQAGGSGSAGQYGSDHQHHHGSGSGAGGAGGPGGQAGKGGAAGAGGVGETGSGDQTSGDGKHITVFKTYISPWERAMGVDPQQKVELGIDLLAYGAKAELPKYKSFNRTAMPYGGYEKASKRMTFQMPKFDLGPLLSEPLVLYNQNLSNRPSFNRTPIPWLSSGEHADYHVDIGIPLDGETEEL, encoded by the exons ATGCCGCTGTCAGGAACCCCTGCCCctaacaagaagaggaaatccagCAAGCTGATCATGGAACTCACTGGAG GTGGACACGAGAGCTCAGGCCTGAATCTGGGTAAGAAGATCAGTGTCCCACGGGATGTAATGTTGGAGGAGCTGTCGCTGCTCACCAACCGGGGCTCCAAGATGTTCAAACTGCGGCAGATGCGGGTGGAGAAATTTATCTATGAGAACCATCCTGACGTTTTCTCTGACAGCTCAATG gATCATTTTCAGAAATTCCTTCCCACAGTGGGAGGACAGCTGGGCACAGCTGGTCAGGGAGTCTCCTACACCAAGGGCAGAGGtggaggccaggcagggggcAGTGGCTCCGCTGGACAGTATGGCTCTGACCACCAGCACCATCATGGCTCTGGGTCTGGAGCTGGAGGTGCAGGTGGTCCTGGGGGTCAGGCTGGCAAAGGAGGAGCTGCTGGTGCAGGAGGGGTTGGCGAGACAGGATCAG GAGACCAGACAAGTGGAGATGGAAAACATATCACTGTGTTCAAGACTTATATTTCCCCATGGGAACGAGCCATGGGGGTTGACCCCCAGCAAAAAGTGGAACTTGGCATTGACCTGCTGGCCTATGGAGCCAAAGCTGAACTTCCCAAATATAAGTCCTTCAACAG GACGGCAATGCCCTACGGTGGATATGAGAAGGCCTCCAAACGCATGACCTTCCAGATGCCCAAGTTTGACCTGGGTCCCCTGCTGAGTGAACCTCTGGTCCTCTACAACCAGAACCTTTCCAACAGGCCTTCGTTCAATAGAACCCCTATTCCCTGGCTGAGTTCTGGAGAGCACGCAGACTACCATGTGGATATTGGCATCCCCTTggatggagaaacagaggagCTGTGA